The genomic region GTAGTCACAGATTATCGCCTGGGTACTGTCCTTGTAGCTGGCGCTGTCGAAGGCGACTTTGTAAGGCTTCTGGGTCTCCGGATTTTCGCCCATCCAGTAACCCATTCCGGGGATAGAAGCCTGGTAGACGTAACCGTTGTCGGTGGCCGTCTGTTCGATGGCCTCCGGGCGTGGGCAGGCGGCGGTCAGCACGGGAGTGTCGGCATAGGCCTGACCCGTGAGCAGCAGGATAAGCATCGCAAGGCTGGTTGAAAGTCTGTTCCGCATGAGTCGGTACTCCCTTCCGTTGTCTTGGGTCTCCATGGTGAATTGCCCGGGAGGGGAGCGGCTACTGTCAGATTTGACAGGTTTTTAGGTTGTTTTGAAATAACCGGCCGGGGGTTTAGCCCTTTCCTCAGGCCCGCAACCTCCAGCCCAGCACATCCATCAAG from Pseudomonas asplenii harbors:
- a CDS encoding DUF3757 domain-containing protein; the protein is METQDNGREYRLMRNRLSTSLAMLILLLTGQAYADTPVLTAACPRPEAIEQTATDNGYVYQASIPGMGYWMGENPETQKPYKVAFDSASYKDSTQAIICDYLGDGDAAIRLTLKGVQNWKPSPDTDWKDGFCQSREANRCGFEYSAVTGAQ